GGGCCGGCCGCAGGTGTAGAGGAGGATGTCGTCCGCCGTTTCCGGGCCGATGCCGTGGAGCGCGAGGAGTTCCTCGCGGAGCGCGCCGGAGGGTCTGCGGGCCAGGCGCGCCATGGAACCGTCATACCGGTCCAGCAGGTGTTGGGCGAAGAGGCGGACGCGCAGGGCCTTCTGCCGGAAATAACCCGAGGGGCGCAGGGCCTCCTCGATAGTTTCCAGAGGGGCCCCGCAGAGCGCGCGGGGCGCGAGCAGCCGGGCCGCTTTCAGGTTGGCAATGGCCTTCTCCACATTGGTCCACGCCGTGTTCTGGGTGAGGATGGCGCCAATGGCGACCTCGAAGGGGGTGTCGCCCGGCCACCAATGGGTGGGGCCGTAATGCGCGGCCATGCGTTGGAACATGGACCGGAGTGTGCGGCCCGCGCTTGTCATGGGACAAAGGGCCAATCGGGAGATTGGCGTTCCCAGAAAGAAGTGCGGCCGGTGCCCGTCATGGGAGGAGCCCCTCGCGGAGGCGGCGCTCGAGCAATAGGATGCCCATCACGCTGAGGGCGTCGCGGATTTCCCCGTCCATGACCATGCGCACGGCGTCGTTGAAGGGGACCCGGCGCAGGGCCAGCACCTCCGTGCCGTCGGGGTCGGCGCCCACATCGGTGAGGCCCGTGGCGGTGAAGAGGCAGGCCCGCTCCGACGAGTGGCAGTTGGTCATGTGGAGTCCGCCGGCGATTTG
This genomic window from Candidatus Hydrogenedentota bacterium contains:
- a CDS encoding endonuclease III domain-containing protein; the encoded protein is MTSAGRTLRSMFQRMAAHYGPTHWWPGDTPFEVAIGAILTQNTAWTNVEKAIANLKAARLLAPRALCGAPLETIEEALRPSGYFRQKALRVRLFAQHLLDRYDGSMARLARRPSGALREELLALHGIGPETADDILLYTCGRPVFVVDAYTRRILGRHGVAPHNIGYEPLRALFEQNLEPDTALFKEFHGLIVWTGKDFCRSRPSCEGCPLAPLLKPGQPLLPPESGTKEKMP